The nucleotide sequence TCTTACCCAACGGTATCAAATGGCGGTGATTTTGCTCGGCATGGGCATCGCCTTCGTCGTGGTGCTCATGAAGATGCCGACCGGCGTGTCACCCGACGATGCGCTGGCCGTCGCAGGCACGATGGGGAAACTCAACGCGGTCAACTGGAACTTCGACCTCAACGAACGCTACACGGTGTGGTCGGGCATTTTTGGCGGCCTCTTTCTGTCGTTATCCTATTTCGGCACCGACCAATCCCAGGTGCAGCGCTACCTGACGGGGCGGTCCCTGCGTGAAAGCCGCATGGGGCTGATGTTCAACGCCGTCCTGAAAATTCCGATGCAGTTCTTCATCCTGCTGTTGGGGGTGTTTGTCTTCGTCTTCTACCAGTTCGACCGTCAGCCCGTGTTCTTCAACGAAGCGGTGTGGGCGCAGCAGCGTGACGGCGCGCAGGGCGCGACCTTTGTGGATATCGAAGAGCGCTTTATCTCGGCCCAGGCGGATAAAAAAAGTGCCATCGAATCGTTCCTCGCCGCCCGCGAATCCGGTGATGAGGCCACCACGGAAGTCGCACGATCAAACCTGCTCGCTACCCAGGAAACCTCGAATGCGATTCGCGCGGAGGCGAAGGGAGCCCTCGCGGCCGCCGATGCCGAGATCAAGGCCAGTGATGCGGACTATGTGTTCATCACGTTCGTATTGGATCACTTGCCACATGGTTTGGTGGGCTTGTTGGTGGCCGTGATCTTTTGCGCGGCGTTGTCATCGACGGCTTCCGAGCTCAACGCACTCGGCTCCACCACCATGGTCGATTTTTACCGGCACATTTGGAAACCGGGAGCGGACGATGCGCACAGCGTAACGGCCTCGAAATGGTTCACTGCCATGTGGGGCGCGATCGCGATCGCCTTCGCGTTATTCGCCAACCTGGTCGAGAACCTGATCGAAGCCGTCAACATCCTCGGCTCGATTTTCTATGGGGTGGTGCTGGGCGTGTTCCTGGTCGCTTTCTTCCTTAAGCATGTTCGCGGCACGGCCGTTTTCTTTGCCGCGTTGATCGCGCAGGCATTGGTCATCGTTTTCTTCTTCCGCCTCGAGATCAGCTACCTGTGGTATAACTTCATCGGTTGCGGCATGGTGGTGGGATTCAGTCTCCTGCTGCAGATCTTCCTCCCGGGTAACAAACCTCAGCCGGATTCGGCGGCGGTATGAGTGGCGCACCTGTGATCGCTTTCGGTCAGCAACCCTGCGGTTTTTTCCCGCGCCGATTTCTCGTCGCCAAGGTTTGGACCGCCCGGCGGCTGCAAAAAGAAATGGGCGGCGAGATCGTGTTCTTTTATCACGATGCCGACCACGATCCTCGCGAGACGCAAACGACCTTGCGCCATCGCACGACCGACGAGGCGCAAACACTCAACTTCACCTTCGAGAACAAACTGCAGCGCAAATACACGCCGCTGTATGCGAAGCGCATCCCGGCCGATTGGCAGGCGAACACGGCCCGGCAACTCGGGGCTTTCGTGAGTGCGGAGGCGATCGAGGCCTTCAAGGCGGTGCACGCGACCAATGTGGCCGACTTCTGTTTGGAAATGTATCGGGCCATGGGCATGCTCGAGGGCGTGCGGGTCGTGCGCTCCAGCGATCCCGCCGTGCGCACCGCCGCCTGTGCGATCGACGACCACTACGCCGACGTGCCCTGCGAGGGCGAAACCGTGCGCGCTCGATGCGTCGCCGGTGCTCTCAAACTCCATCGCGGCGGCTCG is from Synoicihabitans lomoniglobus and encodes:
- a CDS encoding sodium:solute symporter codes for the protein MTLLDYVVLFGAILSIAIYGVWATRGGGLDTYLKGDQRIGWGTIGLSVMATQASAITFLSTPGQGFESGLGFVQNYFGMPLALIIVAGVFLPIYRRLKVYTAYEYLGKRFDGKTRLLGAALFLLQRGLAAGITIYAPAIIVSSVLHWPLGLTVLGTGILVVIYTVTGGSEAVSLTQRYQMAVILLGMGIAFVVVLMKMPTGVSPDDALAVAGTMGKLNAVNWNFDLNERYTVWSGIFGGLFLSLSYFGTDQSQVQRYLTGRSLRESRMGLMFNAVLKIPMQFFILLLGVFVFVFYQFDRQPVFFNEAVWAQQRDGAQGATFVDIEERFISAQADKKSAIESFLAARESGDEATTEVARSNLLATQETSNAIRAEAKGALAAADAEIKASDADYVFITFVLDHLPHGLVGLLVAVIFCAALSSTASELNALGSTTMVDFYRHIWKPGADDAHSVTASKWFTAMWGAIAIAFALFANLVENLIEAVNILGSIFYGVVLGVFLVAFFLKHVRGTAVFFAALIAQALVIVFFFRLEISYLWYNFIGCGMVVGFSLLLQIFLPGNKPQPDSAAV